The Latilactobacillus curvatus JCM 1096 = DSM 20019 genome segment CCCTGAACAATTGAAATTCATGCAAGACTGTGAAGCTAAGAATGATTACGACAACGATGAATACCAAGCACTTGTTGACAAGTTAAACGCTGGTTACGTTGATCGCAAACAACCACTTGCAATCTCACATTTAATCCCAACAATGGCAACCGACGTTTATGGCGTCTTCCAAGGTGATAATGAATTCGTTGTGACTGGGAAATTAAAGGATTGGCATTTCCGTGACCAACTCCACAAGATTACTGTCCCAACGTTAATCACATTTGGTGAACACGAAACCATGCCAATCGCAACCGCTAAGATCATGGCTGAAAAGATTCCCCATGCTCGCTTAGTGACAACGCCAAATGGTGGTCACCATCACATGATTGATAACGCACCCGTTTACTTCGATCACTTGAAGACTTTCATCAAAGACGTAGAAAATGGCAACTTTAACGATTAAATAAAAAAAGCCGCGCTGAAGTGAACCCCAAATATTGGACGAAACTTTAAGCAGCTTTCTGGGTTGTAAAAATTCGATATTCAATCGGACTTTTACAACCCAGTTTTGTTTTAATTCTTGAAAAATTATACTCATCAATCCAAACCGATATTTGTGAAACTAGTGTTTCATAAGTATCGGTTTCTTTTTGGTAGAAAGCTTCGGCTTTCATAATATGGAAAAAGCTCTCCATTGCTGCATTATCTAAACATGTTGCTTTGCGAGACATACTTTGAAAAATGCGATGTTCTTTCAAGATATGAGTCCAATCTTGATGCTGGTATTGAAATCCTTGATCTGAGTGAACTGTTGTCCGGTATTTTAAATTCTTAGGGATTTTCTTAACTGCTCGATTCAAAACAGTTGTAGTAAATTCAACAGTAGGGTGTTTACTAACTTGATGGCTGAGAATTTCACCTGAGAATAAATCATAAATACATGTGAAATAGGCGCGTTCATCAATTGTCTTGGTTCCCCAGCGAACTTCAGTAACGTCTGTTACTAGTTTTTGATAAGGACGATCAGTGAAGAAACGACGGTTGATCAAGTTCTTAGCAACGGTGCCAACATTGCCTCTATATGAATTATATTTACGAGTACGTTTGTTAAATGCAGTTGATAGTAATTGCAGTTCTCGCATTAAGACAAGTACTTTTTTATGATTTACTAAGATATTCATACGATGTAATTCACCAGTTACACGACGATAACCGTACGCTGGATGATTCTTCTTGATTATTTGGATGGTTTGTTTAACAGATTGGTCAGATGAACCGTTCGGTTCATGACTAATAATGTATTCATACGTACTTTTGGCCATACCAACTATTTTTAGAATTTTTACTAGTTTGTGTTTAAGCCTTAGCTCTTGGATAACTTGCGCTTGTTGTTTTCTTCTTCCTGGACTAAGGCTCTTAATTTTTTTAGGTATTCATTCTCGATTTGTAGCAATTCATTTTCTTCTCTAAGACGTTCTAACTCTGTTTGTTGCCGTTTTTTTGATTGTTTATCAGCTGACATAATTGTTTGCCGTCCTTTGGAACGATATAAGGCATCAGCGCCCTCAGTCTCCCAAATATG includes the following:
- a CDS encoding IS3 family transposase (programmed frameshift), whose product is MTKYSKTLKIKVVQDYLTSSLGYELIARKYGIKSNSLVVSWVQRYKAFGPKGLDVLSPEKTFDGSFKMNVLKWMKTNKASYPKTALHFNISNVGTIWQWQHIWETEGADALYRSKGRQTIMSADKQSKKRQQTELERLREENELLQIENEYPKKIKSLSPGRRKQQAQVIQELRLKHKLVKILKIVGMAKSTYEYIISHEPNGSSDQSVKQTIQIIKKNHPAYGYRRVTGELHRMNILVNHKKVLVLMRELQLLSTAFNKRTRKYNSYRGNVGTVAKNLINRRFFTDRPYQKLVTDVTEVRWGTKTIDERAYFTCIYDLFSGEILSHQVSKHPTVEFTTTVLNRAVKKIPKNLKYRTTVHSDQGFQYQHQDWTHILKEHRIFQSMSRKATCLDNAAMESFFHIMKAEAFYQKETDTYETLVSQISVWIDEYNFSRIKTKLGCKSPIEYRIFTTQKAA